The following are from one region of the Mixophyes fleayi isolate aMixFle1 chromosome 7, aMixFle1.hap1, whole genome shotgun sequence genome:
- the LOC142098054 gene encoding uncharacterized protein LOC142098054, whose amino-acid sequence MSRERRGAEAEEREMEVEGAEEEEVEETGQGRKTKPGRNVRFSHDENCVLVHHIVPCYEVILGNLAARTPLRRHHQLWARVCDAVNVVGPLKRSVAHCRKRFSDVKRRLKEKMAEKRRSTRRTGGGPPLRMEYTSHKEELRQIMPAEIVEAINVQDTDSPSFGQVVESHAQELTPSPRSTPPPSLRDSASDEQAGPSSYQAPLRQSLAMSPEPEEEALITLETVDAPVSGLHDVSPGPAEPLSHQQPAPPTMDPAREMVLSVGLFQQQQTTFMQSQTRHMSQIAAQLRRIHRTNSQIPAAINRLANAMEQSNVQMAQMTGAVEALHSTIREGNANVTQLAGQIQQELIARLPHLLLLPPPVPLVRLADQPRVLLQEEVLAPGVADGEERVASEVVMCLRKGGASVFFFFFTSNVFSCMCMHSKLTFIVLNCNKCCLISMLSVFLFIKLNKSILVWGKMH is encoded by the exons atgtccagagagaggaggggagcagaggctgaggagagggagatggaggttgagggggcagaggaggaagaggttgaggagacaggacagggcaggaagaccaagccagggaggaatgtgcgtttctcCCATGACGAAAATTGTGttctggtgcaccacatagttccctgctatgaggtgatATTAGGAAatctggcagcccggactccgctaaggcggcacCACCAATTGTGGGCTAGAGTGTGTGATGCAGTGAATGTGGTGGGGCCACTAAAGcggtcagtggctcactgccgcaaaagATTCTCTGACGTCAAAAGGAGACTCAAGGAAAAAATGGCAGAGAAAAGGAGGTCAACCAGAagaacgggtggtggcccccctcttcgtatggAATATACTAGTCAcaaggaggagctgcgccagatcatGCCGGCCGAGATTGTTGAGGCGataaatgtgcaagacacagattcgccctcgtttggccaagtagttg AATCGCATGCACAAGAGTTAACGCCCAGTCccaggtctacacctccaccttcactgAGGGATTCTGCCTctgacgagcaagcag GCCCTTCATCATATCAGGCACCTCTGCGACAGTCGTTGGCCATGTCAcctgagccagaggaggaggcacTCATCACCCtagaaacagtggatgcccctgtgtctggcctccacgaTGTTTCACCTGGGCCTGCTGAACCActatcacaccagcaacctgcacctccaacTATGGACCCAGCAAGAGAAATGGTGTTGTCTGttggcctttttcagcagcagcaaaccacctttatgcagagtcaaactaggcacatgtcacaaattgcggcccagttgaggcggatacaccgcaccaatagccagatccctgctgcaataaaccgtctCGCAAATGCAATGGAACAATCCAATgttcagatggcccaaatgactggggctgtggaggccttacattctaCAATTCGTGAAGGGAATGCTAATGTGACACAGCTGGCAGGGCAAatacagcaggaactcattgcccgcttgccgcaCCTATTGCttctgccaccaccagtaccgctagtacgcctagcagatcagcccagagtactcctccaagaaGAGGTGCTCGCACCGGGGGTGGCCgatggagaggagagagtggcttccgaggtggtgatgtgcctgcgaaaaggcggcgctagtgtttttttttttttttttacttctaatgttttttcatgcatgtgtatgcattcgaaattaacatttattgtgttaaactgtaataaatgctgtttaatttcaatgctctcagtctttcttttcatcaaattaaacaagagtatactggtttggggaaaaatgcactaa